The following coding sequences lie in one Saccharopolyspora hordei genomic window:
- a CDS encoding GntR family transcriptional regulator: protein MPSTAGAQALSKSEKVYRELHARILSGRYASGYRLVLDQIAREFGTSPVPVREAVRRLEAEGLVTFTRNVGAEVAGINTSDYADAMQTLAYLEGAATSLAAAHVTADQLAEAASLNDEMRRMCETTLDPVRFTELNHRFHWVLCESCPNKHLLDLVHREWQRMSGIRRSSFTFVPSRTASSVDEHDRIVALIRAGASQEEIERISREHKLRTMTEYVTSRPDSASA from the coding sequence ATGCCGAGCACAGCCGGGGCGCAGGCGCTGTCGAAGTCGGAGAAGGTCTACCGGGAGCTCCACGCCCGCATCCTGTCGGGACGCTACGCCAGCGGGTACCGGCTGGTCCTCGACCAGATCGCCCGTGAGTTCGGCACCAGCCCCGTGCCCGTCCGGGAGGCGGTGCGGCGGCTCGAGGCCGAGGGCCTGGTGACCTTCACCCGCAACGTCGGCGCCGAGGTCGCCGGCATCAACACCTCCGACTACGCCGACGCGATGCAGACGCTCGCCTACCTCGAGGGCGCGGCCACCAGCCTGGCCGCCGCGCACGTCACCGCGGACCAGCTCGCCGAGGCCGCGTCGCTCAACGACGAGATGCGGCGGATGTGCGAGACGACCCTGGACCCGGTGCGGTTCACCGAGCTCAACCACCGCTTCCACTGGGTGCTGTGCGAGAGCTGCCCCAACAAGCACCTGCTCGACCTGGTGCACCGCGAGTGGCAGCGGATGTCGGGCATCCGGCGCTCCAGCTTCACCTTCGTGCCCAGCCGCACCGCGTCCTCGGTGGACGAGCACGACCGGATCGTCGCGCTCATCCGGGCGGGCGCCTCGCAGGAGGAGATCGAGCGCATCTCCCGCGAGCACAAGCTCCGCACGATGACCGAGTACGTCACCTCCCGCCCGGACAGCGCCTCAGCCTGA
- the hpaE gene encoding 5-carboxymethyl-2-hydroxymuconate semialdehyde dehydrogenase, giving the protein MTHQHVPQNLPKRIQHFIDGEFVDSVDGATFDVLEPVSNQNYLEAAAGKQADVDRAVAAARRAFDEGPWPRMLPRERARVLNRIADIVETRNERLAEWETFDSGLPITQALGQAKRAAENFRFFADLIVAQSDDVYQVPGKQVNYVHRKPKGVAGLITPWNTPFMLESWKLAPALASGCTVVLKPAEFTPLSASLWPEIFREAGVPDGVFNLVHGIGEEAGDALVKHEDVQLISFTGESATGKLIFANAAPTLKALSMELGGKSPAVVFADADLDAAIDSTVFGVFSLNGERCTAGSRILVERPIYDEFVRRYVERAKNVKVGDPRDPATEVGALVHPEHHEKVVSYIEIGKTEATLAAGGGRPKGLETGNYVEPTVFIDVPPTARIFQEEIFGPVVAITPFDTEEEALRLANDVKYGLAAYVWTSNLERAHTFGQRIEAGMVWLNSHNVRDLRTPFGGVKASGLGHEGGYRSLDFYSDQQAMHITLAPVHTPKFGA; this is encoded by the coding sequence ATGACCCACCAGCACGTGCCGCAGAACCTGCCGAAGCGCATCCAGCACTTCATCGACGGCGAGTTCGTCGACAGCGTGGACGGCGCCACCTTCGACGTCCTGGAGCCGGTGTCCAACCAGAACTACCTGGAAGCCGCGGCCGGCAAGCAGGCCGACGTGGACCGCGCCGTCGCCGCCGCGCGCAGGGCCTTCGACGAGGGGCCGTGGCCGCGGATGCTGCCGCGGGAGCGCGCCCGCGTGCTCAACCGGATCGCCGACATCGTCGAGACCCGCAACGAGCGGCTGGCCGAGTGGGAGACCTTCGACTCCGGGCTGCCCATCACCCAGGCCCTCGGGCAGGCGAAGCGGGCCGCGGAGAACTTCCGGTTCTTCGCCGACCTCATCGTGGCGCAGTCCGACGACGTCTACCAGGTGCCGGGCAAGCAGGTGAACTACGTGCACCGCAAGCCCAAGGGCGTGGCCGGGTTGATCACCCCGTGGAACACGCCGTTCATGCTGGAGAGCTGGAAGCTCGCCCCGGCGCTGGCCTCGGGCTGCACCGTGGTGCTCAAGCCCGCCGAGTTCACCCCGCTGTCGGCCAGCCTGTGGCCGGAGATCTTCCGCGAGGCCGGCGTGCCGGACGGGGTGTTCAACCTGGTGCACGGCATCGGCGAGGAGGCCGGTGACGCGCTGGTCAAGCACGAGGACGTCCAGCTGATCTCGTTCACCGGCGAATCGGCGACCGGCAAGCTCATCTTCGCCAACGCCGCGCCGACGCTGAAGGCGCTGTCGATGGAGCTCGGCGGCAAGAGTCCCGCCGTGGTCTTCGCCGACGCCGACCTCGACGCCGCGATCGACTCGACGGTGTTCGGCGTCTTCTCGCTCAACGGCGAGCGCTGCACGGCAGGCAGCCGGATTCTCGTGGAGCGGCCGATCTACGACGAGTTCGTCCGCCGCTACGTCGAGCGCGCCAAGAACGTCAAGGTCGGCGACCCGCGCGACCCGGCCACCGAGGTCGGCGCGCTGGTGCACCCCGAGCACCACGAGAAGGTGGTCAGCTACATCGAGATCGGCAAGACCGAGGCCACGCTCGCCGCCGGTGGCGGCCGTCCGAAGGGCCTGGAGACCGGCAACTACGTCGAGCCGACGGTGTTCATCGACGTGCCGCCGACCGCGCGGATCTTCCAGGAGGAGATCTTCGGCCCGGTCGTGGCGATCACCCCGTTCGACACCGAGGAGGAGGCGCTCCGGCTGGCCAACGACGTCAAGTACGGCCTGGCGGCGTACGTGTGGACCTCCAACCTGGAGCGCGCGCACACCTTCGGGCAGCGCATCGAAGCCGGCATGGTCTGGCTGAACTCGCACAACGTCCGGGACCTGCGCACGCCGTTCGGCGGCGTGAAGGCCTCCGGGCTCGGCCACGAGGGCGGCTACCGGTCGCTGGACTTCTACTCCGACCAGCAGGCCATGCACATCACGCTGGCGCCGGTCCACACCCCCAAGTTCGGCGCCTGA
- a CDS encoding FAD-dependent monooxygenase: MQFHHHGYVSGDPRVQPAAGTGVDRPEDLPDEVDVLIVGSGPAGMIAAAQLAQFPNIVTRIVERRPGRLEIGQADGIQARSVETFQAFGFANRITEEAYRITEMAFWKPDPENPKNIVRAARTPDDPTGISEFPHLIVNQARVLDYFAEAARNAPARVVPDYGWEFLTLEITDEGEYPVVVRLRRSAGEDEGAQRTVRAKYVIGCDGARSKVRESIGRELKGDSANHAWGVMDVLADTDFPDIRTKCAIQSHDGGSILHIPREGNYLFRMYVDLGEVPEDDNGAVRNTPQEEVEARANKILHPYTLTVKKVCWRSVYEVGHRLTDKFDDVPEELTGTRSPRVFITGDACHTHSAKAGQGMNVSIQDGWNIAWKVAHVLDGRAHESLLDTYSAERQVIAQNLIDFDRKWSSLMAAKPEEMEDPSELEDFYVKTAEFPAGLMTQYQQSMIVGPATHQELATGFPIGKRFKSNHVTRVCDANPVHLGHHHRADGRWRIYVFADRPAAGQPSKVTDFAEWVTGSPDSPVLAYTPADADVDAWFDVKVIYQQDHTGVDLSVVPRAFLPKVGPYSLVDYEKVYAADPNDDIFEARGIDRDGALVVVRPDHYVSHVLPLTATDELAEFFAGIFVAKRPVGV, encoded by the coding sequence GTGCAGTTTCACCACCACGGTTACGTGTCCGGGGACCCGCGCGTCCAGCCGGCCGCGGGCACCGGAGTGGACCGTCCCGAGGACCTGCCGGACGAGGTCGACGTCCTCATCGTGGGCAGCGGCCCCGCCGGGATGATCGCGGCCGCGCAACTGGCCCAGTTCCCCAACATCGTCACGCGCATCGTCGAACGCCGTCCGGGCCGGCTCGAGATCGGGCAGGCTGACGGCATCCAGGCCCGCAGCGTCGAGACGTTCCAGGCGTTCGGCTTCGCCAACCGCATCACCGAGGAGGCCTACCGGATCACCGAGATGGCCTTCTGGAAGCCGGACCCGGAGAACCCGAAGAACATCGTCCGCGCCGCGCGCACCCCCGACGACCCGACCGGCATCAGCGAGTTCCCGCACCTCATCGTCAACCAGGCGCGCGTGCTCGACTACTTCGCCGAGGCGGCGCGCAACGCCCCGGCCCGCGTGGTGCCGGACTACGGCTGGGAGTTCCTCACCCTGGAGATCACCGACGAGGGGGAGTACCCCGTCGTGGTCCGCCTGCGCCGCAGCGCGGGCGAGGACGAGGGCGCGCAGCGCACGGTCCGCGCCAAGTACGTCATCGGGTGCGACGGCGCGCGCAGCAAGGTGCGCGAGTCCATCGGCCGCGAGCTCAAGGGGGACTCGGCCAACCACGCGTGGGGTGTGATGGACGTGCTGGCCGACACCGACTTCCCCGACATCCGCACCAAGTGCGCGATCCAGTCGCACGACGGCGGCAGCATCCTGCACATCCCGCGGGAGGGCAACTACCTGTTCCGGATGTACGTCGACCTGGGGGAGGTGCCCGAGGACGACAACGGCGCGGTGCGCAACACCCCGCAGGAGGAGGTCGAGGCCCGCGCCAACAAGATCCTGCACCCGTACACGCTGACGGTGAAGAAGGTCTGCTGGCGCAGCGTCTACGAGGTGGGGCACCGCCTGACCGACAAGTTCGACGACGTGCCCGAGGAGCTCACCGGCACCCGCAGCCCACGGGTGTTCATCACCGGCGACGCCTGCCACACGCACAGCGCGAAGGCGGGGCAGGGGATGAACGTGTCGATCCAGGACGGTTGGAACATCGCCTGGAAGGTCGCGCACGTGCTCGACGGGCGCGCCCACGAGTCGCTGCTGGACACCTACTCGGCCGAGCGCCAGGTGATCGCGCAGAACCTCATCGACTTCGACCGCAAGTGGTCGAGCCTCATGGCGGCCAAGCCCGAGGAGATGGAGGACCCCAGCGAGCTGGAGGACTTCTACGTCAAGACCGCGGAGTTCCCCGCCGGGCTGATGACCCAGTACCAGCAGTCGATGATCGTCGGTCCGGCGACGCACCAGGAGCTGGCGACCGGGTTCCCGATCGGCAAGCGGTTCAAGTCCAACCACGTCACGCGGGTCTGCGACGCCAACCCGGTGCACCTGGGCCACCACCACCGCGCGGACGGGCGCTGGCGGATCTACGTGTTCGCCGACCGGCCGGCCGCCGGGCAGCCGTCGAAGGTGACCGACTTCGCCGAGTGGGTCACCGGCTCGCCGGACTCGCCGGTGCTCGCCTACACGCCGGCGGACGCCGACGTCGACGCGTGGTTCGACGTCAAGGTCATCTACCAGCAGGACCACACCGGCGTCGACCTCTCGGTGGTGCCCCGGGCGTTCCTGCCGAAGGTCGGCCCGTACTCGCTCGTCGACTACGAGAAGGTCTACGCCGCCGACCCGAACGACGACATCTTCGAGGCCCGCGGCATCGACCGCGACGGCGCGCTCGTCGTCGTGCGCCCGGACCACTACGTGTCGCACGTGCTCCCGCTGACCGCGACCGACGAGCTGGCGGAGTTCTTCGCCGGGATCTTCGTCGCCAAGCGGCCTGTCGGGGTCTGA
- the hpaD gene encoding 3,4-dihydroxyphenylacetate 2,3-dioxygenase, which translates to MNNSELTPPDIVRCAYLDLVVTDLAASREFYVDTLGLVVTEEDDETIHLRTFEEFIHHNLVLRKGPVAAAAAFAYRVRTPEDVDRAEQWFAARGCRTERRANGFTKGVGDSVRVTDPLGFPYEFFYEVEHVERLAWRYDLYNPGALVRLDHFNQVTPDVPAGRAYLEDLGFRVTEDIKDAEGTTYAAWLRRKATVHDTALTGGDGPRLHHVAFATHEKHNILAICDKLGALRKSDVIERGPGRHGVSNAFYLYIRDPDGHRVEIYTQDYYTGDPDNPVVTWDVHDNQRRDWWGNPVVPSWYTEASPVLDLDGNPQPLRKRTEASEMAVTIGADGFSYTRKDDTDAGFKIGNSL; encoded by the coding sequence ATGAACAACTCGGAGCTCACCCCGCCCGACATCGTCCGCTGCGCCTACCTCGACCTGGTGGTCACCGACCTGGCCGCCTCCCGGGAGTTCTACGTCGACACCCTCGGCCTCGTGGTCACCGAGGAGGACGACGAGACGATCCACCTCCGCACGTTCGAGGAGTTCATCCACCACAACCTGGTGCTGCGCAAGGGACCGGTGGCCGCCGCGGCCGCGTTCGCCTACCGGGTGCGCACCCCCGAGGACGTGGACCGGGCCGAGCAGTGGTTCGCCGCGCGCGGCTGCCGCACCGAACGCCGCGCCAACGGGTTCACCAAGGGCGTCGGCGACTCGGTCCGGGTCACCGACCCGCTGGGGTTCCCGTACGAGTTCTTCTACGAGGTCGAGCACGTCGAGCGGCTGGCCTGGCGCTACGACCTCTACAACCCGGGCGCGCTGGTGCGCCTGGACCACTTCAACCAGGTGACCCCGGACGTGCCTGCGGGCCGGGCGTACCTGGAGGACCTCGGGTTCCGGGTGACCGAGGACATCAAGGACGCCGAGGGCACCACCTACGCGGCGTGGTTGCGGCGCAAGGCGACCGTGCACGACACCGCGCTCACCGGGGGCGACGGGCCGCGGCTGCACCACGTCGCCTTCGCCACCCACGAGAAGCACAACATCCTGGCCATCTGCGACAAGCTCGGCGCGCTGCGCAAGTCCGACGTCATCGAGCGCGGACCCGGCCGGCACGGCGTGTCCAACGCCTTCTACCTCTACATCCGCGACCCCGACGGGCACCGGGTGGAGATCTACACCCAGGACTACTACACCGGCGACCCGGACAACCCGGTCGTCACCTGGGACGTGCACGACAACCAGCGCCGCGACTGGTGGGGCAACCCGGTCGTCCCGTCCTGGTACACCGAGGCCTCCCCGGTGCTGGACCTCGACGGCAACCCGCAGCCGCTGCGCAAGCGCACGGAGGCCAGCGAGATGGCCGTGACGATCGGCGCCGACGGGTTCTCCTACACCCGCAAGGACGACACCGATGCGGGTTTCAAGATCGGCAACTCGCTCTGA
- a CDS encoding fumarylacetoacetate hydrolase family protein: protein MTHDDVRSASDGLARHPLVGRPGKVIALHLNYPSRIAQRGRAPAKPSYFLKPVTSLAASDQTVQRPPGAELLAFEGEIALVIGTTARRVRPEEGWKHVSAVTAANDLGVYDLRTADKGSNLRSKGGDGYTPLGPALLPAAEIDPARLRVRTWVNGELVQDDSAGTVVFPFGELVADLSQLITLEPGDVVLTGTPAGSSVVGPGDVVEVEVDVPGTEHRTGRLRTTVVEGRTPLPDFSAQPAVDDHQRAEAWGSREAAGLPAEFELTDDLVAKLQQVSVATLSSQLRKRGYDQLSIDGVRTNTPGRKMVGRARTLRFVPAREDLFRSHGGGYNAQKRAFDALNPGDVLVVEARGERGSGTVGDILALRAQVRGAAGIVTDGGVRDWAAVAELDIPTFSGGPHPAVLGRRHVPWDSDITIACGGATVQPGDVVVGDDDGVLVIPPPLLAEVLDAAIEQEAEEAWIAARVAEGAAVDGLYPLTGEWRERYEAERRTDRPNTDA, encoded by the coding sequence ATGACGCACGACGATGTCCGTTCTGCCAGCGATGGACTCGCCCGGCACCCGCTGGTCGGGCGGCCCGGCAAGGTGATCGCGCTGCACCTGAACTACCCGTCGCGGATCGCCCAGCGCGGCCGGGCGCCGGCCAAGCCGTCGTACTTCCTCAAGCCGGTGACCTCGCTGGCCGCCTCCGACCAGACCGTGCAGCGCCCGCCGGGGGCGGAGCTGCTGGCCTTCGAGGGCGAGATCGCGCTCGTGATCGGCACGACCGCCCGCCGGGTTCGGCCCGAGGAGGGGTGGAAGCACGTCTCCGCGGTGACCGCCGCCAACGACCTCGGCGTCTACGACCTGCGGACCGCGGACAAGGGCTCGAACCTGCGCTCCAAGGGCGGCGACGGCTACACGCCGCTGGGGCCCGCCCTGCTGCCCGCCGCCGAGATCGACCCGGCCCGGTTGCGGGTGCGGACCTGGGTCAACGGCGAGCTCGTCCAGGACGACTCCGCGGGCACCGTGGTCTTCCCGTTCGGCGAGCTGGTCGCCGACCTGTCGCAGCTGATCACCCTGGAACCGGGCGACGTGGTGCTCACCGGTACCCCCGCCGGGTCGTCGGTCGTGGGCCCGGGCGACGTCGTCGAGGTGGAGGTGGACGTCCCGGGCACCGAGCACCGCACCGGCCGGCTCCGCACCACCGTGGTCGAGGGCCGCACCCCGCTGCCGGACTTCAGCGCCCAACCCGCCGTCGACGACCACCAGCGGGCCGAGGCGTGGGGCAGCCGCGAGGCCGCCGGGCTCCCGGCGGAGTTCGAGCTCACCGACGACCTGGTGGCCAAGCTCCAGCAGGTCTCGGTGGCCACGCTGTCGTCCCAGCTGCGCAAGCGCGGCTACGACCAGCTCTCCATCGACGGCGTGCGCACCAACACCCCCGGCCGCAAGATGGTCGGGCGCGCCCGCACGCTGCGCTTCGTGCCCGCCCGCGAGGACCTGTTCCGCAGCCACGGCGGCGGCTACAACGCGCAGAAGCGGGCCTTCGACGCGCTCAACCCCGGTGACGTGCTCGTGGTGGAGGCCCGCGGCGAACGCGGCAGCGGCACGGTCGGCGACATCCTCGCGCTGCGGGCCCAGGTCCGGGGCGCCGCCGGGATCGTCACCGACGGCGGCGTGCGCGACTGGGCCGCCGTCGCCGAGCTGGACATCCCCACCTTCTCCGGCGGCCCGCACCCGGCCGTCCTCGGGCGCCGCCACGTGCCGTGGGACAGCGACATCACCATCGCCTGCGGCGGCGCGACCGTGCAGCCCGGCGACGTGGTCGTCGGCGACGACGACGGGGTCCTGGTCATCCCGCCGCCGCTGCTGGCCGAGGTGCTCGACGCCGCGATCGAGCAGGAGGCCGAGGAGGCGTGGATCGCCGCCCGGGTCGCCGAGGGCGCCGCGGTCGACGGCCTCTACCCGCTGACCGGCGAGTGGCGGGAGCGCTACGAGGCCGAGCGCCGCACCGACCGACCGAACACCGACGCCTAG
- a CDS encoding MFS transporter has product MPGQGPTQERARREHRRVALGTLVGTTIEWYDFFIYANAAALVLTPMFFEPFVASYGELAGRLVSFATVGVSFIFRPLGAVVAGHFGDKLGRKAMLVLTLLLMGASTTLIGLVPGYAAIGVWAPVLLILLRVLQGFSAGGEWGGAALMAVEHAPANRRGRYGGFPQIGVPVGMLIATAVLSVVTATTTEQQFLDWGWRVPFLLSVVLIVVGMVIRLGIAESPVFSGEGERERVRLPLVQMFRFNGKQVVQGTLTFAANNAAGYMVTGGYVLSYTTSVLGMERSTILNLVTLTSAAWVVTTMSAAVLSDRIGRTAVYKIGFLTLLVWVFPMFWLVDTEDPVLLAVALLVFSVGIGFTYGPQAAMLAEMFPAQVRYSGAGLSYAFGAVLGGAFAPMIATWLQAAFGSSMAVSGYLFALAAIGLVATFTIKDRTGGPLGADALDIPGAAELSAAARR; this is encoded by the coding sequence ATGCCTGGACAAGGCCCCACCCAGGAGCGGGCCCGGCGAGAGCACCGCCGGGTCGCGCTGGGCACGCTGGTGGGCACCACCATCGAGTGGTACGACTTCTTCATCTACGCCAACGCCGCCGCGCTGGTCCTGACCCCGATGTTCTTCGAGCCGTTCGTGGCCTCGTACGGGGAGCTCGCCGGGCGGCTGGTCTCCTTCGCCACCGTGGGCGTCAGCTTCATCTTCCGCCCGCTCGGCGCGGTGGTCGCCGGCCACTTCGGCGACAAGCTGGGGCGCAAGGCCATGCTGGTGCTGACGCTGCTGCTCATGGGCGCGTCCACGACGCTCATCGGCCTGGTGCCCGGCTACGCCGCCATCGGGGTCTGGGCGCCGGTGCTGCTCATCCTGCTGCGCGTCCTGCAGGGCTTCTCCGCCGGCGGCGAGTGGGGCGGGGCGGCGCTCATGGCCGTCGAGCACGCGCCGGCGAACCGGCGCGGGCGGTACGGCGGCTTCCCGCAGATCGGGGTCCCGGTCGGCATGCTCATCGCCACCGCGGTGCTCAGCGTCGTCACCGCCACGACCACCGAGCAGCAGTTCCTCGACTGGGGCTGGCGGGTGCCGTTCCTGCTGTCCGTCGTGCTCATCGTGGTGGGCATGGTGATCCGGCTCGGCATCGCCGAGTCGCCGGTGTTCTCCGGCGAGGGCGAACGGGAGCGCGTCCGGCTCCCGCTGGTGCAGATGTTCCGCTTCAACGGCAAGCAGGTGGTGCAGGGCACCCTCACGTTCGCCGCGAACAACGCGGCCGGGTACATGGTCACCGGCGGCTACGTGCTCTCCTACACCACCTCGGTGCTGGGCATGGAGCGCTCGACGATCCTCAACCTGGTCACGCTCACCAGCGCCGCCTGGGTGGTCACCACGATGTCGGCGGCGGTGCTGTCGGACCGGATCGGGCGGACCGCGGTGTACAAGATCGGGTTCCTCACCCTGCTGGTCTGGGTCTTCCCGATGTTCTGGCTGGTCGACACCGAGGACCCCGTGCTGCTCGCCGTGGCGCTGCTGGTGTTCAGCGTCGGCATCGGGTTCACCTACGGGCCGCAGGCGGCGATGCTCGCCGAGATGTTCCCCGCGCAGGTCCGCTACTCCGGGGCCGGGCTGTCCTACGCCTTCGGCGCGGTGCTGGGCGGCGCCTTCGCCCCGATGATCGCGACCTGGCTGCAGGCCGCGTTCGGCAGCTCGATGGCCGTGTCCGGCTACCTGTTCGCGCTCGCGGCGATCGGCCTGGTCGCCACGTTCACCATCAAGGACCGCACCGGCGGCCCCCTCGGTGCGGACGCCCTCGACATCCCCGGGGCGGCCGAGCTCTCCGCGGCGGCCCGCCGGTGA
- the dapA gene encoding 4-hydroxy-tetrahydrodipicolinate synthase, with translation MTHAPGAWRTRPEELTGSIAPVVTPFTAEGEVDHASLANLVEWQLKQGSDGISIGGSTGEPSAQTIAERAEAIRTVVATVDGRAPVVPGTGSAKLDETIELTGAAHDAGVDAALVITPYYARPTQEALYVWYKTVAGEYPDLPIIAYNVPSRTAVEIAPETVARLHRDVPNFVGIKETTKDFEHFSRVIKAAGRDLLVWSGIELLCLPLLALGGTGFISATANIAPAATKKMHDAYRAGRVEEALDIHYGLHPLVDLIFVETNPAPVKWVLQQRGLISSGHVRPPLVTPTEPGQDTIRALLAEGAEHLSPVDEDDTIAARAARTPAGA, from the coding sequence ATGACCCACGCTCCGGGTGCCTGGCGCACCCGCCCGGAGGAACTGACCGGATCGATCGCGCCGGTGGTCACCCCCTTCACCGCCGAGGGGGAGGTGGACCACGCCTCGCTGGCGAACCTCGTCGAGTGGCAGCTCAAGCAGGGCTCCGACGGGATCTCCATCGGCGGCTCGACCGGGGAGCCCAGCGCGCAGACCATCGCCGAGCGCGCGGAGGCGATCCGCACGGTGGTCGCGACCGTCGACGGCCGAGCTCCCGTCGTCCCGGGCACCGGCTCGGCCAAGCTCGACGAGACCATCGAGCTCACCGGCGCCGCCCACGACGCGGGCGTCGACGCCGCGCTGGTCATCACGCCCTACTACGCGCGCCCCACCCAGGAGGCGCTCTACGTCTGGTACAAGACGGTCGCCGGCGAGTACCCGGACCTGCCGATCATCGCCTACAACGTGCCGAGCCGGACCGCGGTGGAGATCGCCCCGGAGACGGTCGCGCGGCTGCACCGCGACGTGCCGAACTTCGTCGGCATCAAGGAGACCACCAAGGACTTCGAGCACTTCTCGCGCGTGATCAAGGCCGCCGGCCGCGACCTGCTGGTGTGGTCCGGCATCGAGCTGCTGTGCCTGCCGCTGCTGGCCCTCGGCGGCACCGGGTTCATCAGCGCCACCGCCAACATCGCCCCGGCCGCCACCAAGAAGATGCACGACGCCTACCGGGCCGGCCGGGTGGAGGAGGCGCTGGACATCCACTACGGCCTGCACCCGCTGGTCGACCTGATCTTCGTGGAGACCAACCCGGCGCCGGTGAAGTGGGTGCTGCAGCAGCGCGGCTTGATCAGCTCCGGGCACGTCCGCCCGCCGCTGGTCACCCCCACCGAACCGGGCCAGGACACGATCCGCGCGCTGCTCGCCGAAGGCGCGGAGCACCTGTCGCCGGTGGACGAGGACGACACCATCGCGGCCCGCGCCGCCCGCACTCCCGCAGGAGCCTGA
- a CDS encoding thiamine pyrophosphate-dependent enzyme → MDTADLRALHRLMVVARRLDEEAIAMQRQGALPGYAPAKGQEAAQVGSAAALDLSRDFAFPGYRDLGAAVAMGVDLVGYMASHHNVWHGGLYDAKASRLAPFNAVVAGPVTHAVGWALGAKLDDTGGAAITYFGDGASSEGDVHEAMNFAGVYRLPVVFFCQNNGWAISVPTREQVAGGSVAARAAGYGIEGHRVDGNDVLAVFEATRAALDRARDGGGPTVIEAMTYRMGPHSTSDDPGRYRTLAEEQEWSERDPLAVAARQLSAEDVAAAEEHAAAVVREVREGLLALEARPVEELFSFTYREPTKALLEQQRVWEESLDA, encoded by the coding sequence ATGGACACTGCTGATCTCCGCGCGTTGCACCGGCTGATGGTGGTGGCGCGGCGCCTCGACGAGGAGGCCATCGCGATGCAGCGGCAGGGCGCCCTGCCCGGCTACGCGCCGGCGAAGGGCCAGGAGGCCGCTCAGGTGGGCAGTGCCGCCGCCCTGGACCTGAGCCGGGACTTCGCCTTCCCCGGCTACCGCGACCTGGGGGCGGCGGTCGCGATGGGCGTCGACCTCGTCGGCTACATGGCCTCGCACCACAACGTCTGGCACGGCGGGCTCTACGACGCGAAGGCCTCGCGGCTGGCCCCGTTCAACGCCGTCGTCGCCGGCCCGGTGACGCACGCCGTCGGCTGGGCGCTGGGCGCGAAGCTGGACGACACCGGCGGTGCCGCCATCACGTACTTCGGTGACGGCGCCAGTTCGGAGGGCGACGTGCACGAGGCGATGAACTTCGCCGGGGTGTACCGGCTGCCGGTGGTGTTCTTCTGCCAGAACAACGGCTGGGCGATCTCGGTGCCCACCCGCGAGCAGGTGGCCGGTGGGTCGGTCGCCGCCCGCGCCGCGGGCTACGGCATCGAGGGGCACCGGGTCGACGGCAACGACGTGCTCGCCGTGTTCGAGGCGACCCGGGCCGCGCTGGACCGGGCGCGCGACGGCGGTGGGCCGACGGTGATCGAGGCGATGACCTACCGGATGGGCCCGCACTCCACGTCGGACGATCCCGGGCGCTACCGGACGCTGGCGGAGGAGCAGGAGTGGAGCGAGCGCGACCCGCTCGCGGTGGCCGCGCGGCAGCTCTCCGCCGAGGACGTCGCGGCGGCCGAGGAGCACGCCGCCGCCGTGGTGCGCGAGGTCCGGGAGGGCCTGCTCGCGCTCGAGGCGCGGCCGGTCGAGGAGCTGTTCTCGTTCACCTACCGCGAGCCCACGAAGGCACTGCTGGAGCAGCAGCGGGTCTGGGAGGAGTCGCTCGATGCCTGA